The Leptospira licerasiae serovar Varillal str. VAR 010 genome includes a window with the following:
- a CDS encoding class I fructose-bisphosphate aldolase: MLDKIKSALGAEADSLLNHVSKTIPKETLTIPGPNYIDEIFAKTDRNNSVLKNFQSIYNTGRLAGTGYLSILPVDQGIEHSAGASFAKNPAYFDPENIVKLAIEGGCNAVASTLGVLGLVSRKYAHKIPFVVKINHNELLSYPNKFDQILFANVEQAFDMGAAAVGATIYFGSDESSRQIQEISEAFHRAHELGLVTILWAYLRNDAFKNDKTDYHIATDLTGQANHLAATIQADIVKQKLPETNLGGFKDLKFGKKDDKMYTDLSSDHPIDMARYQVANCYMGKIGLINSGGPSGSNDLGDAVKAAVINKRAGGMGLISGRKAFQKPMKDGVALLNAIQDVYLSKDVTIA; this comes from the coding sequence ATGTTAGATAAAATCAAGAGCGCATTAGGTGCGGAAGCGGATTCTCTCTTAAATCATGTCTCTAAAACCATCCCCAAGGAAACCCTGACCATCCCTGGTCCGAATTACATTGACGAAATTTTTGCTAAGACCGATAGAAATAACTCTGTTCTTAAAAATTTCCAATCCATCTACAATACAGGACGTCTTGCCGGAACAGGATATCTTTCCATTCTTCCTGTGGACCAAGGGATTGAGCATAGTGCGGGTGCTTCTTTCGCTAAAAACCCTGCATATTTCGATCCGGAGAATATCGTAAAACTTGCTATTGAAGGCGGATGTAACGCAGTTGCTTCCACTCTTGGGGTTTTGGGATTAGTTTCCCGTAAATACGCTCACAAAATTCCTTTTGTAGTTAAGATCAATCATAACGAACTTCTAAGCTATCCGAACAAATTCGACCAGATCCTCTTTGCAAATGTAGAGCAGGCATTCGATATGGGAGCTGCTGCCGTAGGAGCTACGATCTATTTCGGTTCGGACGAAAGTTCCAGACAGATCCAAGAGATCTCCGAAGCTTTCCACAGAGCTCATGAGTTAGGACTCGTAACCATTCTTTGGGCCTACCTTCGGAACGATGCATTCAAAAACGATAAGACCGATTATCATATCGCTACCGACTTAACCGGACAAGCAAACCATTTGGCTGCTACTATTCAGGCGGATATCGTAAAACAAAAATTGCCTGAAACTAACTTAGGCGGATTCAAAGATCTGAAATTCGGCAAAAAAGACGATAAGATGTATACCGATCTTTCTTCCGATCATCCGATCGATATGGCAAGATACCAAGTTGCAAACTGCTATATGGGTAAAATCGGTTTGATCAACTCAGGCGGACCTTCCGGTTCCAATGACCTGGGTGATGCAGTAAAAGCTGCAGTTATCAATAAGAGAGCCGGCGGAATGGGACTAATCTCCGGAAGGAAGGCATTCCAAAAGCCTATGAAAGACGGAGTTGCATTGTTAAACGCGATCCAAGACGTATATTTGTCTAAGGATGTAACAATCGCTTAA
- a CDS encoding cysteine synthase A, producing MEIKKGFAEAIGNTPLIRLNYYSNLTGCEILGKAEFLNPGGSVKDRAALFIIEEAEKKGLLKPGGTVVEGTAGNTGIGLVHICNAKGYKCLIVIPDTQSKEKIDLLKTLGAEVRTVPAVPYKDPGNYVKVSARIAEEIPNAIWANQFDNVANRLAHYHTTGPEIWRQTGGKVDAWLASLGTGGTFSGTAMFLKEKNPKIKTIAAEPYGSAIYNFVKKGELTSEGNSFTEGIGNGRITENMKDAPFDDAIRVTDAECLEFIYTLLRKDGLFVGGSSGINVGAAVKLAKELGPGHTIVTVLADSGARYQSRLYDQDWLKSKGYSIPEV from the coding sequence ATGGAGATCAAAAAAGGTTTTGCAGAGGCGATTGGGAACACTCCTTTGATCCGTTTAAATTATTATTCGAATCTGACAGGATGTGAAATTTTAGGAAAAGCGGAATTCTTAAATCCTGGAGGATCCGTAAAAGACAGGGCTGCATTATTTATCATTGAAGAGGCGGAGAAGAAGGGACTCTTAAAGCCGGGTGGCACTGTGGTCGAAGGCACCGCAGGAAATACCGGGATAGGTCTTGTGCACATATGTAACGCAAAGGGATACAAATGTCTGATCGTGATCCCGGATACACAATCCAAAGAAAAAATAGATTTACTTAAGACTCTAGGTGCGGAAGTAAGAACAGTTCCTGCAGTACCTTACAAAGATCCGGGAAACTATGTAAAAGTTTCCGCTCGTATCGCGGAAGAAATTCCGAATGCGATTTGGGCAAATCAATTCGATAATGTGGCAAATCGTTTGGCGCATTATCATACTACAGGACCTGAGATCTGGAGACAAACAGGCGGGAAAGTGGACGCTTGGCTTGCATCCTTAGGAACGGGAGGAACATTCAGCGGGACGGCGATGTTCTTAAAAGAAAAAAATCCAAAGATCAAAACGATAGCAGCTGAACCTTACGGATCGGCAATTTATAATTTTGTAAAGAAGGGAGAGCTTACTTCTGAAGGAAATTCCTTCACTGAAGGGATCGGTAACGGAAGGATTACGGAGAATATGAAAGACGCTCCGTTTGACGATGCGATCAGAGTCACGGATGCGGAATGTTTAGAGTTTATTTATACACTTTTACGCAAGGATGGATTGTTTGTGGGAGGTTCGAGCGGGATTAATGTGGGCGCTGCAGTAAAACTTGCAAAAGAATTAGGACCTGGGCATACCATAGTTACGGTTCTTGCAGACAGCGGTGCAAGATACCAGTCCAGGTTATATGACCAGGACTGGTTGAAATCGAAAGGTTACTCTATTCCGGAAGTTTAA